In Deefgea piscis, the DNA window AAACACAAAAAGCCTAAGCCATTTATTCGCCGACGCCACAAAGTAAAACCGCCTTCAGCGAAGCAAAGGCGGTTTTACTTTGACTAAGACTTGAAAAGCCAACGCAGAGGCGCAGAGACGCGGAGAAAACCAGCGCAAAACATCAGTAAATAACCGCTTAAATCGTCGTTTTTACTGGAATTTAGTTCTGAATTGGCTTTTCTCTGCGCCTTTGCGTCTCTGCGTCAAAAGGTTTTTGTTGAGTGAACGGCATGACGCTAACTAGGCTGTTTTTTTATACGCCAAACCGATAACTACAGCGTTAACGCGAGTTTAAAGCCCTGTTCAATCGCCCGCTTGGCATCGAGCTCTCCCGCCTCAAGCGCACCGCCAATCAAATGCACGGATTGCTGTAAAGCTTGCAGCTGAGTATATAAATCACTGACTGACTCTTGCCCGGCGCACAACACAATTTGCTCGACTGGCAAGCATTTTTCAACGCCATCATGGCGCACATGCAAACCGGCGTCATCGATTTTTAAATATTCAACGCCGCCCCATAAATGCACGCCGCTGCGCTGCAAACCAATACGGTGAATCCAACCGGTGGTGCGGCCGGGCCCTGCGCCAGGTTTACCTTTGCTGCGTTTAAGTAGCCAAACTTCACGCCCACTATCGTGTACTTGCGGTGCAACTAAACCACCTTGGTGGCTTAATGTAGTATCAACCCCCCACTCAGCCAAATACTCCCGTTCAGTATGCATGCCATTAACTAAGAAATCAGCGACATCGACGCCAATACCCCCAGCCCCAATGACGGCGATTTTTTGTTTTGGCGGCACTTTGCCGGAGATTAAATCGGGATAACTCACCACACTAGCGTGATCAATCCCTTCGATCTTTGCCACACGAGGCACGACGCCAGTCGCAACAATCACCTCAGCAAACTTGCCCGCTAATTGCGCAGCAGTCACACGCTGATTGAGTTGAATTTCAACGTTAAACTTGGCCAGCATCACCGTAAAGTAGCGCAATGTTTCGCTAAACTCGGCTTTGGCTGGAATATTTTGTGCCAAGCCAAACTGCCCACCCATTTCTGGGCCAGCTTCAAATAGCGTTACGTAATGCCCAGCTTGCGCGGCAGTTAACGCCGCCATCAATCCAGCCGGCCCAGCACCAACGACGGCGATGGTTTTCGGCTGTTGGCTTGTGACGACATTCAGTTCAGTCTCATTACACGCGCGCGGATTCACCAAGCAAGATGCAGGCTTCCCTTCAAACACATGATCAAGACAAGCTTGATTACAGGCTATGCAGGTATTGATCTCTAGCGCACGTCCATCTTGGGCTTTAAGCAGATACTCTGGATCGGCCAATAAAGGGCGCGCCAAGGACACCATATCGGCATCGCCACGCGCCAAAATAGCCTCGGCGATTTCTGGCGTGCTAATCCGATTCACCGCAATTAAGGGAATACCTACATGCGGTTTTAGCGCCCGCGTTACCCAGCTATACGCCCCACGCGGTACGGTGGCGGCAATGGTTGGAATTCTGGCTTCATGCCAACCAATACCGGTATTCAGTAAGGTCACCCCAGCCAATTCCAGCGCTTGCGCTAATTCAATGGCTTCAGCCAATGTACCGCCTTGCTCGACTAAATCGAGCAAGGAGATGCGGAAAATGACGATTGAATTAGGGCCCAAGGCCGCACGCACCGCTTTAGCGATTTCAATCGCAAAACGCTGCCGATTGGCAACACTGCCACCCCATGCATCTTGGCGGACATTACTGCGTTCAACCAAAAATTGATTAATCAGATAGCCTTCAGAGCCCATGATCTCAACGCCATCATAGCCAGCGCGCTGCGCCAAACTGGCGGTATTGGCAAAATCGGCAATGGTTTGCTCGATTTCAGCGGCGCTGAGTTCACGTGGGGTAAAAGCAGAAATGGGCGATGCAATCGCCGAAGGCGCGACCGCATCAGCATGATAGCCATAGCGACCGGTATGCAAAATTTGTAGTGCAATCTTACCGCCATTGGCATGCACCGCACGGGTGATTGGAATATGCCGGGCCAGTTGACTAGCATCATTGAGCATCGATGAGCCAACATACATGCAACCTGCCGGATTGGGCGAAATACCGCCAGTGACGATCAAGCTCACCCCACCCGCAGCACGTTCGGCATAAAAAGCCGCCAATCGTTCAGGCGCATCCTCATGCTCTTCTAAACCGGTATGCATCGAGCCCATTAAGGCTCGATTTTTTAGCGTGGTAAAACCAAGATCAAGCGGGGTAAATAAATGCGGATATAAAGGCACTGCGGTCTCCAAACGATCGTTTGAATGACATTAGCTTAGATCGCCATCGCAAGACTATTAGGGTTAATCACCCAGTCTCGATTAAGCGACACTTTTAGCCAACTAAGCATACAAAACCATACACCGAAGCAGGCAAAAGTATATTCAGTGCAGCAATGCATTTTGTGCTGCACCTATCAGCGCCAATCAAGCTGCCGAGTCACCACTGAAATCAGCGCAGCCGCCAGCGCAATCACCGCCATACCCCACGCTAAATTGCTCGCATGCGCAATAAAACCAATCAAAGGCGGCCCCATTAACGCACCGATCGAGCCCATCGTGGTCACGGCAGCCAAAGCAACAGCGCCGTGCTGAGCCGCTGCGGCGTACACGCAAGGCGAAACTGCGGCAACACCCAAACCAACTAAAGCAAAACCAATTAATGCCGGAACAATGCCGCCAACCAATAGCGCCATCGCCAAACCCAGCCCAGCCAATAAACCACCAACGGTTAACAAGCGCTCAGCGCCCCAGCGCGTGCGCCAACCATCGCCCAGCCAACGCGCGATCAGCATCGTACCGGAGACACAGGCAATCCCTAGCGGTGCCAATTGCGGTGAAGCGCCAGCCATTTCTTTTAAATACAGTGCCGACCAATCCGACATCGAGCCTTCAACCACCGTGCCGCACAACGCAATCAAGCCCAACCACAGCGCCACACCTGTGGGCATCACAAAGCGCCGCCCCTGCGACGGCTGCGCATCTTTAATTCGCTCGGGCAATAAGCCCTTGCTGGCAAAAGCGACACCTAACCACAATAAAGCGGCGGCTAAAACAAAATGAATCCATAAGGTGTCGGTCACCAAGGTCAACGCAGAAGCAAACAATGCCGCCAACAAACCGCCCAAACTAAACACGGCGTGTAAACGCGACATAATGGCCTGCTTACCCGCCAGCTCGACCTCCACACCTTGTGAATTCATCGCAACATTCAGGCACGCCACGGCGATACCTTCCAGCGCCATCACCGCCATCGCCAACGGAAAGGTCGGCGCCAAAGACAAAGCAATCAAAATCAAAGGAATCAATGCACCAGCAAGCAGACAGAGTTTTCTCGACCCAAGTTTATGCAGCAAAGTGGCGGTAATTGGAAAAGAAAACACCGCACCTAGGCCGCTGGCCAACAATAAAATCCCCACCTCAGCGGCGCTTAAATTCAATTGCATTTTCAGCGTAGGAATGCGAGAAGCCCAAGTGCCAAAATTAAACCCCAAAACCAGAAATAAAGAGGCCACCGCCAGCTGACTGCGGCGTAAAGAAACTGAAGAAATAATCACAAGGAATCCGTCGGATCAATAACTAAAGGCGCAGCCTGCGGCTCGCTTAAAGCAGATAAATGACTAAAATCAGGCGCGGTGACGGCATCACCTCGCTCGAGCATATAAATAAACGCCAGCAATTCTGCCACAGCACGATACAGCTGCGCGGGAATCTGGCTATCTAAATCAACTTGCATTAGTAAAGACACCATTTCTGGCGAATCATGCACAAAGATACCGGCCTCTTTGGCTTTTTCAATAATGCGTTCGGCCAGCAAACCCTGCCCTTTGGCCACCACGCGCGGCGCACTACTGCCTTCTCGATAAGCCAACGCCACCGCGCGTGATAACGGTTTATGGCTCATTGCTGACCTGATATTGCACGACATTGAGGCCGGCTGCCGCAAAGCGCTCGAGTAAACTTGCTTGCTGCTGCTTGAGTAAATCAGCGGTTTCAGCGTTCAGCGCATTAAATCGCAAATGAAACTGTCCATGTTGCAAGCTAGCAACAACGCCCAACTCGCCCAGCTTAGGTAAAGTCAAATCCAGCTTGGTTTGCCATTGCTGCTGCGCAAGATTGTGCTCGCTATGCGCCTCGCCCTCGTTTTTTAACTCTAACTCCCAACGCAATGGCTGATCGGGCCACGCCGCCCCTTGCCAAATCAAAGGCCGCTGCTCAAGTAAATCGACTTGCTGGCGCACCAGTTGACGCATCGCTTGCTCGGGCGGTATATCATCATTTTTTTTATTCAACAACAAGGCATCTGCCGCCATGGCCGTGGTTTGACGCGCTAAAGGCTGATCGCTCTTTAGTCTCTGCTCATTGTCTGCGGCTAAATTAAATTGCGCTTGAGGTTCTTTCAACAAGGCCTGTAAAGGCCGCTGTCCACTGACCCATTCGGCTTGATGCGATTCATAAAACAAACCACTTTCTGCTAAACGCCCCGCCAATTGGCCTGCCAATTGTGCCGAATTTGGCGATCCCACAAACAAAGGCTGCGCCTGTTGCAACACCGCCGTTTTACCATCAGTTGGTGCATTTAATACGGCGCTAAGCATCGCAGCACCTTTACTTAATGCCACATTGGGTGGCGGTGCTAAAGTCGGCTTGGCTTCAGCTTGAGCCAGACTAAACGTTAACGTTGGCGTTTTAGCCAACACCGTTAAATCCAGCGTTTCACCCGGTTGGGTATTGCGAGGTAAGTTAAGATCCAGCAATTGATCTTTAATCAGTACGGCAAAGCGGCCATTGGGTAACAGATTAGTCACCGTCGCTTGAACTTTTTCCCCTACCGTCAAGCGGATATCATCAGGGGAGAGTTTGACCGCTTCTAAAACACCTTGCTGCCCCCGCAAATATTGCGACAACAAGGTCGTGGCCATATTGCCCGGCAGCATTAGTTGCGTTCCGCGCTACGATAAATCGCGACAATCAAATCGGCTTCACCGCGAGAAATGCCACAAGAAGCCGCCACCTCTGGCGCATCCGCACCGGTCTGCGCTAACCGAATCGCGTGCGCGTAGGGGGATTCACTCGCGAGATGACTCGGTTCAGCATTGACTAGCGGGGGCTCAGCGGGTAGCGAAGCAGCGAACGCCGCCAATCGAATTTTAATCAGTTCAAGCTCTTGCTTTAGCCCTAAAATCTCAGCACTTTGATTTTTAAGCAAAAAACTGGCGTTTATTTTCTTTT includes these proteins:
- a CDS encoding NADPH-dependent 2,4-dienoyl-CoA reductase; protein product: MPLYPHLFTPLDLGFTTLKNRALMGSMHTGLEEHEDAPERLAAFYAERAAGGVSLIVTGGISPNPAGCMYVGSSMLNDASQLARHIPITRAVHANGGKIALQILHTGRYGYHADAVAPSAIASPISAFTPRELSAAEIEQTIADFANTASLAQRAGYDGVEIMGSEGYLINQFLVERSNVRQDAWGGSVANRQRFAIEIAKAVRAALGPNSIVIFRISLLDLVEQGGTLAEAIELAQALELAGVTLLNTGIGWHEARIPTIAATVPRGAYSWVTRALKPHVGIPLIAVNRISTPEIAEAILARGDADMVSLARPLLADPEYLLKAQDGRALEINTCIACNQACLDHVFEGKPASCLVNPRACNETELNVVTSQQPKTIAVVGAGPAGLMAALTAAQAGHYVTLFEAGPEMGGQFGLAQNIPAKAEFSETLRYFTVMLAKFNVEIQLNQRVTAAQLAGKFAEVIVATGVVPRVAKIEGIDHASVVSYPDLISGKVPPKQKIAVIGAGGIGVDVADFLVNGMHTEREYLAEWGVDTTLSHQGGLVAPQVHDSGREVWLLKRSKGKPGAGPGRTTGWIHRIGLQRSGVHLWGGVEYLKIDDAGLHVRHDGVEKCLPVEQIVLCAGQESVSDLYTQLQALQQSVHLIGGALEAGELDAKRAIEQGFKLALTL
- a CDS encoding MFS transporter, whose protein sequence is MIISSVSLRRSQLAVASLFLVLGFNFGTWASRIPTLKMQLNLSAAEVGILLLASGLGAVFSFPITATLLHKLGSRKLCLLAGALIPLILIALSLAPTFPLAMAVMALEGIAVACLNVAMNSQGVEVELAGKQAIMSRLHAVFSLGGLLAALFASALTLVTDTLWIHFVLAAALLWLGVAFASKGLLPERIKDAQPSQGRRFVMPTGVALWLGLIALCGTVVEGSMSDWSALYLKEMAGASPQLAPLGIACVSGTMLIARWLGDGWRTRWGAERLLTVGGLLAGLGLAMALLVGGIVPALIGFALVGLGVAAVSPCVYAAAAQHGAVALAAVTTMGSIGALMGPPLIGFIAHASNLAWGMAVIALAAALISVVTRQLDWR
- a CDS encoding EscU/YscU/HrcU family type III secretion system export apparatus switch protein, with the protein product MSHKPLSRAVALAYREGSSAPRVVAKGQGLLAERIIEKAKEAGIFVHDSPEMVSLLMQVDLDSQIPAQLYRAVAELLAFIYMLERGDAVTAPDFSHLSALSEPQAAPLVIDPTDSL
- a CDS encoding DUF2802 domain-containing protein, whose amino-acid sequence is MLVITWPQLLYVSLIVVLFYIGELVFFFFKQKKINASFLLKNQSAEILGLKQELELIKIRLAAFAASLPAEPPLVNAEPSHLASESPYAHAIRLAQTGADAPEVAASCGISRGEADLIVAIYRSAERN
- the fliK gene encoding flagellar hook-length control protein FliK translates to MLPGNMATTLLSQYLRGQQGVLEAVKLSPDDIRLTVGEKVQATVTNLLPNGRFAVLIKDQLLDLNLPRNTQPGETLDLTVLAKTPTLTFSLAQAEAKPTLAPPPNVALSKGAAMLSAVLNAPTDGKTAVLQQAQPLFVGSPNSAQLAGQLAGRLAESGLFYESHQAEWVSGQRPLQALLKEPQAQFNLAADNEQRLKSDQPLARQTTAMAADALLLNKKNDDIPPEQAMRQLVRQQVDLLEQRPLIWQGAAWPDQPLRWELELKNEGEAHSEHNLAQQQWQTKLDLTLPKLGELGVVASLQHGQFHLRFNALNAETADLLKQQQASLLERFAAAGLNVVQYQVSNEP